Below is a genomic region from Thermus oshimai DSM 12092.
GATGGGCTTCCAGACGGAGATCCTGGACTCCAACCCCACCGGCCTTGGCGGGTTTTCCAAGGTGGTGGTGGAGATCCGCGGCCCCGGGGCCTACGGCACCCTGAAGTACGAGAGCGGGGTGCACCGGGTGCAGCGGGTGCCCGCCACCGAGACCCAGGGGCGCATCCACACCTCCACGGCCACGGTGGCCGTCCTGCCCAAGGCGGAGGAGTCCGACTTCCAGCTCAACATGGACGAGATCCGCATTGACGTGATGCGGGCCTCGGGCCCCGGGGGCCAGGGGGTGAACACCACGGATAGCGCCGTGCGGGTGGTCCACCTGCCCACGGGGATCATGGTCACCTGCCAGGACTCCCGCAGCCAGATCAAGAACCGGGAGAAGGCCCTCATGATCCTGCGGAGCCGCCTCCTGGAGATGAAGCGCCAGGAGGAGGCGGAAAAGCTAAGGCAGACCCGGCTGGCCCAGATCGGCACCGGGGAGCGGGCGGAGAAGATCCGCACCTACAACTTCCCCCAGTCCCGGGTCACGGACCACCGCATCGGCTTCACCACCCACGACCTCGAGGGGGTCCTCTCGGGCCGCCTCCAGCCCCTCCTGGAGGCCCTCAAGAAGGCGGACCAGGAGCGCCAGCTGGAGGCCATGACCGAAGCGTGATGCGCCGCGAGATCCTGGTGGTGGCGGCCATCCTCCTGGACCGCCAGGGGCGGGTGCTCCTGGTGGGGAACGACTGGGGGCGGCGGGGCCAGGTGCGCTACACCCTCCCGGGGGGCACGGTGGAGGCGGGGGAGACGGCGCTGGAAGCCCTGGTGCGGGAGGTGCGGGAGGAGACGGGCCTTAGGGTGAAGGCCATAGAGCACCTGGCCTACGTGGTCCAGGTGGAGGACCGGCGCAAGAACGAGCGCACCCTGGCCATGGCCTTCCGGGCCTCCTACGAGGGGCTTTTGAACCCCAAAGACCCCGACGGCCACATCGTGGAGGCCCGCTTTTACGCCCCGGAGGAGGTGGAGGCTAGGCTGAAGGGCCACCTCCCCCTGTTTGAGCCCCTCATGGGCTACCTCAAGGGGGAACGGGGGCGGTTTTACGCCTACGGGGGCTGGGGCGTGCCGGGGGTCAGGGTCTAGGTACCCCGCCGGGGCGTGTGTTTCGCTGGGAGCCCCAAAAGGGGGGGTGGTGGGCGGCGCCCTTCCGCCGCGTGGGGGGGTTGGGAGGGTAGGCCCCTTTGGGGGGAAGGTTAGGGTCCTCGAGGGGCCCCTCTGGTAGGATGGCTCCGTGAAACCGGAAGACGCCTATCAGGCCCTCCTCACCTGGCACAAGGAGACCGCCTACCTGGCCTCCTTGGGGGCCCTGGCCGCCTGGGACCAGCGGACCATGATCCCCAAGAAGGGCCACGAGCACCGGGCCCGGCAGATGGCCGCCCTGGCCCGCCTCCTCCACCAGCGCTCCACCGACCCCCGCGTCGGGGAGTGGCTGGAGAAGGTGGAGGGAAGCCCCCTGGTCCAGGACCCCCTCTCCGACCCGGCGGTGAACGTGCGGGAGTGGCGCCAGGCCTACGAGAGGATGCGGGCCATCCCCGAAAGGCTTGCGGTGGAGCTCGCCGAGGCGGAGAGCGAGGCGGAAAGCTTCTGGGAGGAGGCCCGGCCCAGGGACGACTGGCAGGGCTTTCTGCCCTACCTCCGCCGGGTCTTTAGCCTCACCAAGGAGAAGGCGGAGGTCCTCTTCGCCCTCCCCCCCGCCCCCGGGGACCCCCCTTACGGGGAGCTTTACGATGCCCTCCTGGACGGGTACGAGCCGGGGATGCGGGTTCGGGAGTTAGAACCCCTTTTCCGGGAGCTGGAGGGGGGGCTAAGGGGGCTTCTGGACCGCATCCTGGGAAGCCCCAGGCGCCCCGACACCGCCCTCCTCCACCGCCCCTACCCCAAGGAGGCCCAGCGGGCCTTCGCCCTGGAGCTCCTGGAGGCCTGCGGCTACGACCTCGAGGCCGGCCGCCTGGACCCCACCGCCCACCCCTTTGAGATCGCCATCGGCCCCGGGGACGTGCGCATCACCACCCGCTACTTTGAGGACTTCTTCAACGCGGGGATTTTCGGCACCCTGCACGAGATGGGCCACGCCCTCTACGAGCAGGGCCTGCCCAAGGCGCACTGGGGCACCCCCCGGGGGGAGGCGGTCTCCTTGGGGGTCCACGAGTCCCAAAGCCGCACCTGGGAGAACCTGGTGGGCCGCTCCCGGGGCTTCTGGGAGCGGTTCTTCCCCCGGGCCAAGGAGGTCTTCGCTAGCCTGGCGGACGTTTCTCTGGACCAGTTCCACTTCGCCATCAACGCGGTGGAGCCATCCCTCATCCGGGTGGAGGCGGACGAGGTCACTTACAACCTCCACATCCTGGTGCGGCTGGAGCTGGAGCTGGCCCTTTTCCGGGGGGAGCTCGCCCTGGAGGACCTCCCCGGGGCCTGGGCGGAAAAGTACCGGGCCTACCTAGGCGTGGCCCCCAAGGACTACAAGGACGGGGTTATGCAGGACGTGCACTGGTCCGGGGGGCTTTTCGGCTACTTCCCCACCTACACCCTGGGGAACCTCTACGCCGCCCAGTTCTTCAAGAAGGCCGAGGCCGACCTCGGCCCCCTGGAGCCCCTGTTCGCCCGGGGGGAGTTCCGGCCCTTTTTGGACTGGACCCGCAGGAACATCCACCAGGAGGGGAGCCGCCTCCGCCCCCGGGCCCTGGTGGAAAAGGTCACCGGGGAACCCCCTTCCGCCCGGGCCTTCCTGGACTACCTCGAGGCCAAGTACCGCGCCCTCTACGGCCTTTAGTCTTTGGGCCCCTCGGCGGGGCATAAAAAACCCCCCGGGAACTTCCCGGGGGGTTAGCCTTCTAGGCCTTAGAAGTCCATGTCCCCGGCGCCCGCGGGGGCAGGGGTGGACTCCTTCTTCTCGGGCTTCTCCGCCACCACCGCCTCGGTGGTGAGGATGAGGGCGCCGATGGAGGAGGCGTTCTGCAGGGCGGAGCGGGTCACCTTGGCGGGGTCCACGATGCCCGCCTCCACCATGTCCACGAACTCCCCGGTGGCGGCGTTGAAGCCGTAGCGGGGGTTCTTGGTCTCGGAGAGGATCTTCTGCACGATGACGGAGCCCTCGTAACCGGCGTTCTCCGCGATCTGGCGGGCGGGCTCCTCCAGGGCCCGGCGCACGATCTTGGCCCCGGTGGCCTCGTCCCCCTCCAGCTTGGCGATGAGCTCCTCCACCGCGCTGATGGCCCGAAGGAGGGTCACGCCGCCGCCGGGGACGATGCCCTCCTCCACCGCGGCCCGGGTGGCGGAGAGGGCGTCCTCAAAGCGGTGCTTCTTCTCCTTGAGCTCGGTCTCGGTGGCCGCGCCCACCCGGATCACCGCCACGCCGCCCGCCAGCTTGGCCAGCCGCTCCTGGAGCTTCTCCTTGGCGTACTCGCTGTCGGTGGTCTCCAGCTCCTTCTTGATGCCGT
It encodes:
- a CDS encoding NUDIX hydrolase — its product is MRREILVVAAILLDRQGRVLLVGNDWGRRGQVRYTLPGGTVEAGETALEALVREVREETGLRVKAIEHLAYVVQVEDRRKNERTLAMAFRASYEGLLNPKDPDGHIVEARFYAPEEVEARLKGHLPLFEPLMGYLKGERGRFYAYGGWGVPGVRV
- a CDS encoding carboxypeptidase M32, with amino-acid sequence MKPEDAYQALLTWHKETAYLASLGALAAWDQRTMIPKKGHEHRARQMAALARLLHQRSTDPRVGEWLEKVEGSPLVQDPLSDPAVNVREWRQAYERMRAIPERLAVELAEAESEAESFWEEARPRDDWQGFLPYLRRVFSLTKEKAEVLFALPPAPGDPPYGELYDALLDGYEPGMRVRELEPLFRELEGGLRGLLDRILGSPRRPDTALLHRPYPKEAQRAFALELLEACGYDLEAGRLDPTAHPFEIAIGPGDVRITTRYFEDFFNAGIFGTLHEMGHALYEQGLPKAHWGTPRGEAVSLGVHESQSRTWENLVGRSRGFWERFFPRAKEVFASLADVSLDQFHFAINAVEPSLIRVEADEVTYNLHILVRLELELALFRGELALEDLPGAWAEKYRAYLGVAPKDYKDGVMQDVHWSGGLFGYFPTYTLGNLYAAQFFKKAEADLGPLEPLFARGEFRPFLDWTRRNIHQEGSRLRPRALVEKVTGEPPSARAFLDYLEAKYRALYGL
- the prfA gene encoding peptide chain release factor 1; translated protein: MLDKLARLEEEYRELEARLADPEVLKDPARYQALSRRYAEMGEVIALIRAYRKVLEDLEGAESLLEDPELKEVAKAEREALLAEKARLEKELERHLLPKDPLDEKDAILEIRAGTGGEEAALFARDLLEMYLRFAEEMGFQTEILDSNPTGLGGFSKVVVEIRGPGAYGTLKYESGVHRVQRVPATETQGRIHTSTATVAVLPKAEESDFQLNMDEIRIDVMRASGPGGQGVNTTDSAVRVVHLPTGIMVTCQDSRSQIKNREKALMILRSRLLEMKRQEEAEKLRQTRLAQIGTGERAEKIRTYNFPQSRVTDHRIGFTTHDLEGVLSGRLQPLLEALKKADQERQLEAMTEA